Proteins encoded together in one Calditrichota bacterium window:
- a CDS encoding cytochrome b/b6 domain-containing protein, producing MKRLILALILILGCALPLRAGDDNACVDCHSDGTLTRTNADGSIASLCVTSDSLARSKHASLACVDCHSDLKGFDDFPHDENLKSVQCANCHKSAAAQVASGGHEGALKCAACHGTHNIQSPGAGTKLSAEKVDRTCEECHNRMHPPHRGRSTAYASYDVGIHGKLQKQGKEGVPSCTGCHGSHAVHAEDKQPEMLEQSCLNCHNDIKEEFKKSVHGQFKEGRNLSHCFDCHGEHRSRAPSDSTLRITNESPAEATCGGCHEETVRLYNQSLHAYALGSGSPRAPRCESCHGAHNIRKVSDPESPMYRTNQVETCAKCHSQIGIALDPDVRLPRSFENYLASTHGKKLQEGNEEVPVCIDCHGGHAVRGSNNPESTIAPHNIDKTCGKCHGQEQKKYHESIHYRALMSGIEDSPTCTGCHGEHLLISPKDPLSKVSHNRLAQETCGKCHENPDIIRKYGLAPDVVSTYTDSYHGLATHAKDENTATCNDCHGSHAVRTANDTLSSVNPRNVVQTCSKCHPKADANFAQSYTHQALQPKEGGAQWWIARIYWVMIIVVIGGMILHNIIILNYHLLRARKQQAQGKKVTRFDKHQLIQHMALSITFILLAVTGFALKYPDAWWVRLLSAVGFHEGIRSVIHRIMAIGLVGCSIYHVIYLFMTRRGKEELGALLPAKSDISEMTENVAFHLKKRNEPPKFDRYDYSQKAEYWALIWGTILMIATGFVLWFPAQLSPILPAWAVPVSQTIHLYEAWLATLAIIVWHFFFVIFHPEEYPMSWTWLTGKMSLDFVKHHHRRWYDKITSTNGQSAANSDAVPAETESNTTEK from the coding sequence ATGAAACGACTTATCCTTGCCCTTATTCTCATTCTCGGCTGCGCCCTGCCGCTGAGAGCCGGTGACGACAACGCGTGTGTCGATTGTCACTCGGACGGAACGTTAACGCGCACGAACGCGGACGGTTCAATTGCCTCACTTTGTGTTACGTCGGATTCACTGGCACGCTCGAAACACGCGTCGCTCGCGTGTGTGGATTGTCACAGTGACCTCAAAGGTTTCGACGACTTTCCTCACGACGAGAACCTGAAATCCGTCCAGTGCGCAAACTGTCACAAGTCGGCGGCGGCGCAAGTTGCGTCAGGCGGTCACGAAGGCGCTCTGAAGTGCGCGGCGTGCCATGGCACTCACAACATCCAAAGTCCCGGAGCCGGAACGAAACTTTCGGCAGAAAAGGTCGACCGCACTTGTGAGGAATGCCACAATCGCATGCACCCCCCGCACCGCGGACGCTCTACGGCATACGCAAGCTATGACGTCGGTATACACGGAAAATTGCAGAAACAGGGCAAGGAAGGCGTTCCTTCCTGCACAGGCTGTCACGGTTCGCACGCGGTTCATGCCGAAGACAAGCAACCGGAAATGCTGGAACAGTCGTGCCTGAATTGCCACAATGACATCAAAGAAGAATTCAAGAAGTCCGTGCACGGTCAATTCAAAGAAGGCAGAAACCTGTCGCATTGCTTTGACTGCCACGGTGAACACCGCAGCCGCGCCCCGTCCGACTCCACGCTGAGAATTACGAACGAGTCCCCGGCGGAGGCGACCTGCGGAGGCTGCCACGAAGAAACCGTCAGGCTCTACAATCAGAGCTTGCACGCATATGCGCTCGGAAGCGGATCGCCTCGTGCCCCGCGCTGCGAGAGCTGCCATGGCGCGCACAACATTCGCAAGGTTTCGGACCCAGAGTCGCCGATGTACAGGACGAACCAAGTCGAAACGTGCGCGAAGTGCCACAGCCAAATCGGCATCGCGCTGGATCCCGACGTACGTCTACCACGCTCATTTGAAAACTATCTTGCAAGTACGCACGGAAAGAAATTGCAGGAAGGCAACGAAGAGGTTCCGGTTTGCATTGATTGTCACGGTGGCCATGCCGTGCGCGGCAGCAACAATCCGGAGTCTACAATCGCTCCACACAATATCGACAAGACCTGTGGAAAGTGTCACGGCCAGGAACAGAAAAAGTACCACGAGTCGATTCACTACCGCGCGCTAATGAGTGGTATCGAAGACAGTCCCACCTGTACCGGCTGTCACGGCGAACATTTGCTGATTTCGCCGAAGGACCCGCTGAGCAAGGTAAGCCACAACCGTTTGGCGCAGGAAACCTGCGGGAAGTGCCACGAAAACCCGGACATTATTCGTAAGTACGGACTTGCGCCGGATGTTGTCTCGACCTACACAGACAGTTATCACGGGTTGGCCACGCACGCGAAAGACGAAAACACGGCAACGTGCAACGACTGTCACGGTTCGCACGCGGTACGGACTGCGAATGACACGCTCTCCTCCGTGAATCCTCGCAACGTCGTTCAAACCTGCTCCAAGTGCCACCCGAAGGCAGACGCGAACTTCGCTCAATCCTACACACATCAAGCATTGCAGCCCAAAGAGGGTGGCGCGCAATGGTGGATCGCCAGAATCTATTGGGTAATGATCATTGTCGTGATCGGCGGCATGATTCTGCACAACATCATCATTCTGAACTACCATCTTCTGCGGGCCCGTAAACAACAGGCGCAGGGGAAAAAGGTCACGCGGTTCGACAAACATCAGTTGATTCAGCATATGGCGCTGTCGATCACCTTTATTTTGCTCGCCGTTACAGGTTTCGCTCTTAAGTACCCGGACGCTTGGTGGGTAAGACTGCTGTCGGCGGTTGGATTCCACGAGGGCATTCGCAGCGTGATTCACAGAATCATGGCGATCGGACTGGTGGGCTGCTCCATTTACCACGTTATCTACCTGTTTATGACCCGCCGCGGGAAGGAAGAACTGGGTGCCCTGCTTCCGGCAAAGTCGGATATTTCGGAAATGACCGAAAATGTCGCATTCCACTTGAAAAAGCGAAATGAACCCCCTAAATTTGATCGTTACGATTATTCGCAGAAGGCTGAGTATTGGGCGCTGATTTGGGGTACGATTTTGATGATCGCTACCGGGTTCGTCCTGTGGTTCCCGGCCCAACTCTCCCCCATTCTGCCCGCTTGGGCCGTCCCTGTCAGCCAGACCATTCACCTCTATGAGGCTTGGCTGGCGACCTTAGCAATTATCGTCTGGCACTTCTTCTTCGTGATCTTCCATCCGGAAGAATACCCGATGAGCTGGACGTGGCTAACGGGCAAGATGTCCCTCGACTTCGTAAAACACCACCATCGTCGATGGTACGACAAGATTACCTCGACGAATGGCCAGTCGGCCGCTAACTCCGACGCCGTCCCTGCCGAAACCGAATCGAATACCACTGAAAAGTGA
- a CDS encoding helix-turn-helix domain-containing protein has product MSTVGTRVMKTTRADGATTPRVNNDSPQGLLTLSEAAEMLGRVHRTTIMRWVREDRLKCVRLSRKVILFERDEINRFVREHRATGQ; this is encoded by the coding sequence ATGTCAACAGTTGGAACGCGTGTGATGAAGACTACACGCGCCGACGGGGCCACAACCCCGAGAGTGAATAACGATTCGCCTCAGGGCTTGCTAACCCTGTCCGAAGCTGCCGAAATGCTCGGCCGCGTACATCGCACCACAATTATGCGCTGGGTGCGGGAAGACCGTCTGAAATGTGTGCGCTTGTCACGTAAAGTAATTCTTTTTGAGCGCGACGAGATCAACCGCTTTGTCCGTGAGCACAGGGCAACCGGCCAGTAG
- a CDS encoding cytochrome c3 family protein — translation MKKYIFILLAVLTVALFANAGPEENPKSAFSHGLHVDENGMACTDCHSAAASSTTGKDNLLPKWAVCSECHTADDIANKGVQLGEAKDGFVFDSEGAYLQKFPHQKHVKDANLECAVCHGNLDEPVMDGKLGHFPRMPQCIECHTERNVAMECNTCHMPDDKLTPEDHDLLWTQRHGISSTMSDAQCMMCHRSGTELDCQACHQGDVTSKPHPENYIFSHGQDAHLSDMRCATCHEQRSFCLDCHRDMNVLPADHFRAGFLTMDGGTHGEFAQFDLESCMSCHDTPNAEPTCARCHDAK, via the coding sequence ATGAAAAAGTACATCTTTATTCTTCTCGCCGTCCTGACGGTTGCACTGTTCGCCAACGCCGGGCCCGAAGAAAACCCCAAATCCGCTTTCAGTCACGGTTTGCACGTGGACGAAAACGGCATGGCATGCACCGATTGCCACTCCGCCGCGGCGTCCAGCACGACAGGCAAGGACAACCTGCTTCCCAAGTGGGCGGTTTGCTCCGAATGCCACACAGCGGACGACATTGCGAACAAAGGCGTGCAACTCGGTGAAGCCAAAGACGGCTTTGTCTTCGACAGCGAAGGTGCATATTTACAGAAGTTCCCGCATCAGAAGCACGTGAAGGATGCGAATCTCGAGTGTGCGGTTTGCCACGGCAATTTGGACGAGCCTGTCATGGACGGAAAGCTCGGACATTTCCCGCGCATGCCGCAATGTATCGAGTGCCACACCGAGCGCAACGTCGCTATGGAGTGCAACACTTGCCACATGCCCGACGACAAGCTCACACCCGAAGATCACGATTTATTGTGGACGCAGCGTCACGGGATTTCTTCAACGATGTCCGACGCCCAGTGCATGATGTGTCACAGAAGCGGCACGGAGCTCGATTGTCAGGCTTGCCACCAAGGCGACGTCACCAGCAAGCCGCATCCCGAAAACTACATATTTAGTCACGGTCAAGACGCGCATCTTTCCGATATGCGTTGCGCGACCTGCCACGAACAGCGCAGCTTCTGCCTTGATTGCCACCGTGACATGAACGTCCTTCCCGCCGATCACTTCCGCGCGGGCTTCCTGACGATGGACGGCGGAACGCACGGCGAATTCGCGCAATTCGATCTTGAAAGTTGTATGTCCTGTCACGACACGCCGAACGCCGAACCAACCTGCGCGAGGTGCCACGATGCGAAATAA
- a CDS encoding PKD domain-containing protein: protein MRKTKRNPAAFIIISLFVLAVAFMGCEGDKGPAGPSGLNPDMPPIITAVVAAPDSVGTGENTTLFVAAYDPNGDAMTYQWSASEGTLSSPTSSVTSYTPPSGIGVYTITVTVSDNDGSVSGTVNVGVNMYVPSAFPSYLADDENRCSHCHQAKVEGWRETHHAHAWDALVAAGSENNPYCVQCHTTGYDNVVNFDGSIATPGVDNGGYDDYANPTLRNVTCEACHGPLGPDFSSHEPDVELVVTGETCNRCHSQYEEYETSIHGTSIERAGGIEEFNTEWNRSSCWECHISEGFIKKWDADWATRDVPAEGYQVSCATCHDVHSLDEANNPAYLRGLDAFPIVYGGPDYPEGFEVPNEDLGFLSYGKGQLCAQCHHARRSESNVQGQIENGSGHPGPHASPQADMTLGYGSYEIPGYTYERVSQHQPNVVSGDGNLADMCVTCHVHTIPGDTPGHDYHGHSFAPVVEACNACHSTPNDFDYHNKRSEIATLLDQLLNMLPNDGEEPLFDTENTTREQREAAYAWFFVFNEGSMGVHNYEYAHSLLTNAIDYLTPGQPLLQEQRKYASK, encoded by the coding sequence ATGAGAAAAACGAAACGAAATCCAGCAGCGTTCATTATTATCAGCTTATTCGTCTTGGCCGTGGCCTTCATGGGTTGCGAAGGAGACAAAGGACCGGCCGGTCCGTCAGGTCTAAATCCTGACATGCCGCCGATCATCACCGCCGTCGTCGCCGCACCTGACTCAGTTGGTACGGGCGAAAATACTACTCTGTTTGTGGCAGCCTATGACCCGAACGGCGATGCCATGACCTATCAATGGTCTGCCAGCGAGGGAACGCTGTCGAGCCCGACGTCGTCGGTAACCAGCTACACTCCGCCATCTGGAATCGGTGTCTACACTATTACGGTCACCGTTTCTGACAATGACGGCAGCGTATCGGGAACCGTGAATGTCGGCGTGAACATGTACGTACCTTCTGCCTTCCCGAGCTATCTCGCGGATGACGAAAACCGCTGCTCGCACTGCCACCAGGCTAAGGTCGAAGGCTGGCGCGAAACCCACCACGCGCACGCTTGGGATGCATTGGTAGCCGCAGGTTCCGAAAACAATCCGTACTGCGTCCAGTGCCACACCACGGGCTATGACAATGTGGTCAATTTTGACGGCTCGATCGCCACGCCCGGCGTGGACAATGGTGGTTATGACGACTATGCCAATCCGACGTTGCGCAACGTGACTTGCGAAGCATGCCACGGTCCGCTCGGTCCGGATTTCTCGTCGCACGAACCTGACGTTGAGTTGGTTGTGACAGGCGAAACCTGCAACCGCTGCCACTCGCAGTACGAAGAATATGAAACGTCGATCCATGGCACGTCTATCGAACGCGCCGGCGGTATTGAAGAGTTCAATACCGAGTGGAATCGTTCATCGTGCTGGGAATGCCACATATCCGAAGGCTTCATCAAGAAGTGGGATGCCGATTGGGCAACTCGCGACGTTCCTGCTGAAGGCTACCAAGTTTCCTGCGCCACGTGCCACGACGTCCACTCTTTGGATGAAGCCAACAACCCCGCATATCTGCGTGGTTTGGATGCCTTCCCGATCGTCTACGGTGGTCCGGACTACCCGGAGGGATTCGAAGTGCCCAACGAAGATCTCGGTTTCTTGAGCTATGGCAAAGGCCAACTTTGTGCGCAGTGCCACCACGCTCGCCGCTCTGAGTCCAACGTGCAAGGCCAGATTGAAAACGGCAGTGGTCACCCCGGACCGCACGCCAGCCCGCAGGCCGACATGACGCTTGGCTACGGCTCGTACGAAATCCCCGGCTATACCTATGAACGCGTATCGCAGCATCAGCCGAACGTGGTCAGCGGCGACGGCAATCTTGCGGACATGTGCGTAACCTGCCACGTCCACACGATTCCGGGCGACACTCCTGGTCATGACTATCACGGCCACAGCTTTGCGCCGGTCGTGGAAGCCTGCAACGCCTGTCACTCGACTCCGAACGATTTCGACTATCACAACAAGCGTTCAGAGATCGCGACTCTGCTTGATCAGCTTCTCAACATGCTGCCCAACGACGGCGAAGAGCCGCTCTTCGATACCGAAAATACCACTCGCGAACAGCGTGAAGCTGCCTATGCTTGGTTCTTCGTTTTCAATGAAGGATCGATGGGCGTGCACAATTACGAATACGCGCATTCGCTTCTCACCAACGCAATCGATTACTTGACTCCGGGACAGCCCCTGCTCCAAGAGCAGAGGAAATACGCCTCGAAGTAA
- a CDS encoding aminotransferase class I/II-fold pyridoxal phosphate-dependent enzyme, with the protein MLDLRSDTITKPTGAMRMAMSQAEVGDDQFGEDPTVNLLQERVADLLGKETSLFFPTGVMANQCALRTLTRPGDDVVTSWEPHIVFHETGASAANSGIQMTQVGHRGLFTREEFLAAYNAPGHIVHPPTTVVAIENTHNRAGGVIFPQDEVEKICAAARERNVYSYCDGARLWNAALASNKSFSELAAPFDLVSVAFSKGLGCPAGSMLAGTKEVITRATRYRRMLGGAMRQSGILAAACLHALDHHIEQLHNDHLNAKLIAEKLAESKHIRIDLATVQTNIVIFDLNDSAPSAEEVVARAQKYGVEFFAFGPRTIRLVTHRDITQSQCLEAVSLILKAVEA; encoded by the coding sequence CGTAAATCTCCTTCAAGAACGCGTCGCCGACTTACTTGGCAAGGAAACGTCGCTGTTTTTCCCGACAGGCGTGATGGCGAATCAATGTGCCTTAAGAACGCTGACTCGCCCCGGCGATGATGTGGTCACGAGCTGGGAGCCGCACATTGTCTTCCACGAAACCGGAGCATCGGCGGCCAACTCGGGAATCCAAATGACGCAAGTCGGGCATCGCGGTCTCTTCACACGCGAAGAGTTTCTTGCGGCCTACAATGCTCCCGGCCACATCGTACATCCGCCGACAACTGTCGTCGCCATCGAGAACACACACAACCGCGCAGGCGGAGTCATCTTCCCGCAGGACGAAGTCGAAAAAATCTGCGCTGCCGCCCGCGAGCGCAACGTCTACTCTTATTGTGACGGCGCTCGCTTGTGGAATGCCGCGCTCGCGTCAAACAAAAGTTTTTCCGAACTCGCGGCACCGTTTGATCTCGTATCGGTCGCCTTCTCCAAAGGCCTCGGCTGTCCGGCAGGCTCAATGCTTGCGGGAACAAAAGAAGTCATCACTCGCGCGACACGTTACCGCCGAATGCTGGGTGGAGCGATGCGGCAATCGGGAATACTTGCGGCGGCTTGTTTGCATGCGCTGGATCATCACATTGAACAGCTTCACAACGACCACTTGAACGCGAAGTTGATTGCAGAAAAACTTGCCGAATCGAAACACATTAGGATTGATCTTGCGACGGTCCAAACCAATATTGTCATCTTCGATTTGAATGACTCCGCTCCGTCAGCCGAAGAAGTTGTCGCGCGCGCACAAAAGTACGGCGTCGAGTTCTTCGCCTTCGGTCCGCGCACGATTCGTTTGGTGACGCACAGAGACATAACTCAATCACAATGCCTCGAAGCCGTATCCCTCATCTTGAAAGCAGTTGAAGCGTAG
- a CDS encoding T9SS type A sorting domain-containing protein produces MTRILSVFNLLKRVGFAVLLLGGLLYAQPYEPTYLLDVTGEVGQYLGFSCFQSVGDQNGDGFDDVIVGSESSVNSLDIRLYWGNNLGNASFIDFGRYDTTNDRYGWSDGAFDAGFTVPAGDVNGDGHQDILLSLYLQSAGAGWRSALFLGGPGVFDTIPDWIGALSDLHYLTNVGDYNGDGRDDYTKRPLNEGMFNFYLGEIPGSDDALWSHFDFNSSHMGFGDVNGDGYSDFGRVILLGDSGYVRAELYLGSPLADSLPALIRVRPSAAGNTFEYYHRIVGDINGDGYDDIISRATSFAEGARKYIYWGGPDMDLVDDVELHWPNNNVPKYVTPLGDINGDGYDDVAHYEHYLTPPNDHIEVWLGGDPLPESPAWVLDGPLDGMNYPYRIGEAGDFNGDGIDDWFFSAYHGLEERGRIIVVAGDRNFGLAARERTPLPRDLSLSVFPNPFNSTLRISFDVPLHADVNVVLYDLLGREVDVIYRGRLLSNAIAYVAPGSLASGVYFVRAESGAKAAFKKVVLLK; encoded by the coding sequence ATGACGCGAATTCTATCTGTATTCAATCTTTTGAAGCGGGTGGGGTTCGCGGTTTTGTTGCTGGGGGGCCTGCTGTATGCCCAGCCGTACGAACCGACGTATTTGTTGGATGTGACGGGGGAGGTGGGACAGTATTTGGGGTTTAGTTGCTTTCAATCTGTTGGTGATCAAAACGGAGATGGGTTCGACGATGTCATCGTCGGGTCGGAAAGTTCCGTGAACTCTTTGGATATCCGGCTGTATTGGGGCAACAATCTGGGTAATGCCAGTTTCATCGATTTTGGGCGATACGACACGACGAATGACAGATATGGTTGGTCAGATGGTGCATTCGATGCGGGCTTTACGGTCCCTGCTGGTGACGTGAACGGCGACGGCCATCAAGATATTCTCCTTAGCCTTTACCTGCAGTCTGCTGGGGCAGGTTGGCGTTCGGCGTTATTCTTAGGTGGCCCAGGGGTATTTGATACGATTCCTGACTGGATTGGAGCACTTTCCGATCTTCACTATCTTACCAACGTGGGCGACTACAATGGGGATGGTCGGGATGATTACACGAAACGACCGTTGAACGAAGGAATGTTCAACTTTTACTTGGGTGAAATTCCGGGATCTGATGATGCGCTGTGGTCACACTTTGATTTCAATTCCAGTCACATGGGATTTGGCGACGTGAATGGCGACGGTTACTCGGACTTTGGACGAGTCATCCTGCTCGGAGATAGTGGATACGTTCGCGCGGAACTCTATTTGGGCTCTCCGTTGGCAGATTCGCTGCCGGCATTGATCCGTGTTCGCCCATCGGCAGCAGGGAATACGTTTGAATATTACCACCGGATAGTGGGCGACATAAACGGGGACGGATACGATGACATCATATCTCGTGCGACCTCATTTGCCGAGGGCGCACGGAAATACATCTACTGGGGTGGACCGGACATGGATCTTGTTGATGACGTCGAGTTACATTGGCCGAACAATAATGTGCCCAAGTACGTGACGCCGTTAGGGGACATCAATGGGGATGGGTATGACGATGTCGCGCATTACGAACACTACTTAACTCCCCCCAATGACCACATCGAGGTTTGGCTGGGTGGGGATCCGTTGCCGGAGTCGCCGGCGTGGGTGTTGGACGGTCCGTTGGACGGGATGAACTATCCGTACCGGATCGGTGAAGCGGGAGATTTTAACGGCGACGGGATTGATGACTGGTTTTTCTCGGCGTATCATGGTCTCGAAGAGCGCGGCAGAATCATCGTCGTTGCGGGCGACCGGAACTTTGGTTTGGCTGCTCGAGAGCGAACTCCCTTGCCGCGTGATTTGTCACTTTCTGTTTTTCCCAATCCCTTCAACTCAACACTTCGTATTTCCTTTGATGTTCCGCTGCATGCAGATGTAAACGTGGTGTTGTATGATTTGTTGGGGCGAGAGGTGGATGTGATTTATCGGGGGAGGCTTTTGTCGAATGCGATTGCTTATGTTGCGCCGGGTTCGCTTGCAAGTGGGGTTTATTTTGTGCGGGCGGAGAGCGGGGCGAAGGCAGCGTTTAAGAAGGTGGTGCTGCTGAAGTAG
- a CDS encoding cytochrome c3 family protein, which translates to MKKGFGWLVKEFFAACWETIKLPFWLFGVGWKRLVSFGPRRIGLVLFATSMVVVFSLIFFVEVTSQPTFCRSCHVMEPYFDAWETSTHNNVTCTECHIPPGLEGTVHAKFMALSMVANYFTGVYKRSKPWAEIEDRSCLREGCHDTRLLQSTVEFKNVKFDHKPHIEQVRRGRQLRCTSCHSNIVQGEHISVNESTCFLCHFKPDTTGVYTQLATCTNCHNPPTGVMAADTSFDHTEMLARKANCSDCHASEVAGDGYVPRERCNSCHAQVAHIERYDDHDFVHQMHVTDHKVECTACHIQIRHGKEAVALASTQRTCNQCHGSPDDAIEKVWLGQLPGMPLSPSKMSKAGMDCKSCHVGDVHAMGKDKPSPVCTPCHDPGFDNLWTRWDEPLQRRIKELEAKAERLEPAERDSMLAALDIYRRGNPLHNPEMIELLSARIEGQDLMSSASCYSCHPAAGDALVMYGGNTFDHRKHSTANKCESCHSTSQETHGRLVMTKNDCNSCHHQTVAKGNAKCESCHTTQAAVFNGKIPEFASAQPSFKVDLDFACTDCHETRGASVSRNVAPVCVGCHDASFADTLHGWQNNAAQLSKTVHEALSSYKPGSEKYKQYSQLADLLQKDGSGSAHNPSLFKRWFESIGAAQ; encoded by the coding sequence ATGAAAAAAGGTTTTGGCTGGCTAGTAAAAGAATTTTTCGCGGCCTGTTGGGAAACAATCAAACTTCCCTTCTGGCTGTTTGGTGTTGGTTGGAAGCGACTGGTGTCGTTTGGGCCGCGAAGAATCGGCCTTGTGCTGTTTGCGACATCCATGGTCGTGGTGTTCTCTCTCATATTTTTTGTCGAAGTGACGTCGCAGCCGACGTTTTGCCGGTCGTGCCACGTGATGGAACCCTATTTTGACGCGTGGGAAACCTCGACGCACAATAACGTCACCTGCACTGAGTGCCATATTCCGCCCGGACTGGAAGGCACGGTCCACGCGAAATTCATGGCTCTGTCCATGGTTGCGAATTATTTTACGGGCGTCTACAAGCGTTCGAAGCCGTGGGCGGAGATCGAAGATCGCAGTTGTTTGCGGGAAGGCTGTCACGACACGCGCCTGCTCCAGAGCACGGTCGAATTCAAAAATGTGAAGTTTGACCACAAGCCGCACATTGAGCAAGTCCGCCGCGGCCGGCAGTTGCGCTGCACGTCCTGCCACTCGAACATTGTGCAGGGCGAGCATATTTCTGTAAATGAATCGACCTGTTTCTTGTGTCACTTTAAGCCGGACACGACTGGAGTGTACACACAGCTCGCGACTTGCACGAACTGCCACAATCCTCCGACGGGTGTGATGGCCGCCGACACGAGTTTTGACCACACGGAGATGTTGGCTCGCAAGGCCAATTGTTCGGATTGTCATGCCAGTGAAGTCGCGGGAGACGGCTATGTTCCGCGCGAACGCTGCAACTCGTGCCACGCGCAGGTGGCGCATATCGAGCGCTACGACGATCACGACTTTGTTCATCAGATGCACGTGACGGATCACAAAGTGGAGTGCACGGCCTGCCATATTCAAATCCGTCACGGCAAAGAAGCGGTTGCTTTGGCCAGCACGCAGCGCACCTGCAACCAGTGTCACGGAAGTCCCGACGATGCGATTGAGAAGGTTTGGCTCGGACAATTGCCGGGCATGCCGCTTTCACCTTCAAAGATGTCCAAGGCCGGCATGGATTGCAAATCCTGCCACGTGGGTGACGTTCACGCGATGGGCAAAGACAAACCCAGCCCCGTTTGCACGCCCTGCCACGATCCGGGATTTGACAATCTGTGGACTCGCTGGGACGAACCGCTTCAGCGTCGCATCAAAGAGCTTGAAGCAAAAGCCGAACGTCTGGAGCCTGCGGAACGCGACTCGATGTTAGCTGCGCTGGATATCTACCGCCGCGGCAATCCTTTGCACAATCCGGAAATGATCGAGCTGCTTTCTGCCCGCATTGAAGGACAGGACCTTATGTCGTCAGCGTCATGCTATAGCTGCCACCCGGCGGCCGGCGACGCTCTCGTAATGTACGGGGGGAATACGTTTGACCATCGCAAGCATTCGACGGCCAACAAATGTGAATCCTGCCACTCGACGTCCCAGGAAACGCACGGCCGGCTTGTGATGACGAAAAATGATTGCAACAGTTGCCACCATCAAACTGTTGCCAAGGGCAATGCCAAGTGCGAGTCTTGCCATACGACTCAGGCCGCGGTATTTAACGGCAAGATTCCGGAGTTCGCCAGTGCCCAGCCGTCATTCAAAGTAGATCTTGATTTTGCGTGCACCGATTGCCACGAAACCCGCGGCGCCTCAGTTTCCCGCAACGTGGCTCCGGTTTGCGTAGGCTGCCACGATGCGAGTTTTGCCGACACGCTGCACGGTTGGCAAAACAACGCGGCTCAATTGTCAAAAACGGTTCATGAAGCGCTTTCGTCTTATAAACCCGGAAGCGAGAAATATAAACAATACAGTCAGCTCGCCGATCTTCTGCAAAAGGATGGCAGCGGTTCGGCTCACAACCCGTCACTATTCAAGCGGTGGTTTGAATCCATCGGTGCCGCCCAATGA